A single window of Lentilitoribacter sp. Alg239-R112 DNA harbors:
- a CDS encoding DUF3971 domain-containing protein: MEKNGNVEYGKGSFLGLCYNCVHYFSWGVIVVLILFCVAVGVLQSGMADTYISDYSQSTFKNIVGENRAINIEKTALRLSGDGRISVEAREFSFSGGRDAQLAYELNVDRAQMKIDPITLARGTATISAVDISDVELNLTPNQQTDTSDQGTFIPKIQEFDGFIEMIFSQIESAERNNILRDADSITFEDVKISHLAFERFGGLIIKEATVLRTEGHLSAVDGIIQLGEDEFPLSFTRKVQSDDQTIEGSIGKFTVQFETNDPNPEFRSGLDTTMVASFNLKRASETSLPEFKLSLDIDPGDLKMGGELAELKKSQLNWFYDAGKKAIELAQSDIAVSKSVFPISGGLIDAENFKDKGKEGIVFDFVVGEGVLAPIDTNEVPIIFSAKAFGYYSFEKRELNAEELVIATGGKYAAGNAIIRFMGKGSPELNIAIQVPEIETAVAKQFWPFWLGRGTRGWATNNIFGGNIKNANLYLHVDAGRFANPVRPIMHKDEDYQVDYDFTNARVNIVGDVPPVRNANGHMKLRGTKVTVSVDKGTSFFPSNRKMDIVNGTITIPDTNQVPLMADVDFNLTGWADAAAELISFNPIDALDDIGIVPEDISGLVDAHVIAKLGLIPDQNPPDPVWEVELDLNGVDLSVPIEKHILTNITGKVDVNSERAIMDAKLRVDGVNLNAQVTEPIRNSDVPRKLALNGILDAKDRTKFGLDVNDVIIGKVGFKQERVDGVRNNIEIDLKNSVVIAPGTAWKKAKGVPAKATFVVIENGNSAKLSDFKFFGKGFSAIGALDLDASGVKFANFSNVKLSPKDNYGFTVTRQGNGYKINISGKSFDMRPLIAQLKADETTTLKYDSSQAAIDLTGKIDKVYGFGNEVLSVSTMKYSERGGIPSLAEFTGRTSAGGSVAAQLKGDKNGDVVTVASDDSGSFWRFFDIYAFVQGGSVDLRLTKSGNGPHVGNVNMRNFKVIGDERLKTLVSTRASAKERSLNEALKGRLDVSRVNFTQANISVQLNNGRLDIKEGIVRGPQIGAAFDGMLYDRKDNTNISGTFMPAYALNSFFGEIPILGALLGNGKDKALLGITFKVSGNADNPQIQVNPLSIIAPGIFRSIFEF; the protein is encoded by the coding sequence TTGGAGAAAAATGGAAATGTCGAATATGGCAAAGGTTCCTTTCTGGGCCTATGCTATAATTGCGTCCATTACTTTTCCTGGGGTGTCATTGTAGTACTAATTCTATTCTGCGTGGCCGTCGGCGTGTTGCAAAGCGGTATGGCTGATACGTACATTTCTGACTATTCACAAAGTACTTTCAAGAATATCGTTGGCGAAAACCGTGCTATAAATATTGAAAAAACAGCGTTGCGACTATCGGGAGATGGGCGCATTTCAGTCGAGGCACGTGAGTTTTCGTTTAGCGGTGGTCGTGATGCACAATTAGCTTACGAGCTTAATGTGGATCGTGCTCAAATGAAAATTGATCCGATTACACTCGCTCGGGGTACAGCCACAATATCGGCGGTAGACATTTCCGATGTGGAACTCAATTTAACACCAAACCAGCAAACAGATACAAGCGATCAGGGTACGTTTATCCCAAAAATACAGGAATTTGATGGTTTCATTGAGATGATATTCTCTCAAATTGAAAGTGCTGAGAGAAATAATATTTTACGCGATGCCGATTCGATTACGTTTGAGGATGTAAAGATAAGCCATCTGGCATTTGAGCGTTTTGGTGGTTTGATCATAAAGGAAGCGACTGTGCTTCGTACTGAAGGGCATTTATCAGCTGTTGATGGTATTATCCAACTGGGCGAAGATGAGTTTCCGTTATCATTCACACGAAAAGTGCAATCCGATGATCAAACCATTGAAGGTAGTATTGGAAAGTTTACCGTTCAGTTCGAAACGAATGACCCAAATCCCGAGTTCCGATCCGGTCTAGATACAACAATGGTTGCGAGTTTTAATCTCAAGCGTGCGAGCGAAACCAGCTTGCCGGAGTTTAAACTGTCGCTAGATATTGATCCTGGTGATCTTAAAATGGGTGGTGAATTGGCTGAACTTAAAAAGTCTCAGCTCAATTGGTTCTATGATGCAGGCAAAAAAGCAATCGAACTCGCTCAATCTGACATTGCAGTTTCTAAATCTGTTTTTCCAATTTCTGGCGGACTAATTGATGCCGAAAATTTTAAAGATAAGGGCAAAGAAGGTATCGTTTTTGACTTTGTCGTCGGCGAGGGGGTCTTGGCACCAATTGATACCAATGAAGTTCCGATAATCTTCTCGGCTAAAGCATTTGGATATTACAGTTTTGAAAAGCGCGAACTTAATGCTGAAGAATTAGTTATAGCAACGGGCGGAAAATATGCAGCTGGCAATGCCATTATCAGGTTTATGGGCAAAGGTTCTCCCGAACTAAATATTGCTATTCAGGTGCCGGAAATCGAGACAGCGGTTGCCAAACAATTTTGGCCGTTTTGGTTAGGTCGCGGTACGCGTGGCTGGGCAACTAACAATATATTTGGTGGGAATATAAAGAATGCAAATCTATATCTGCATGTCGATGCGGGCCGTTTTGCAAATCCTGTTCGACCAATCATGCACAAGGACGAAGATTATCAAGTTGATTATGATTTCACCAACGCCAGAGTGAATATTGTCGGAGATGTTCCGCCCGTCAGAAATGCCAACGGGCATATGAAACTGCGTGGTACCAAAGTCACTGTTTCTGTCGATAAGGGCACTTCCTTTTTCCCGTCAAACCGGAAGATGGATATTGTAAATGGAACAATCACAATTCCTGATACGAACCAAGTGCCGCTTATGGCAGATGTGGACTTTAACCTGACGGGCTGGGCTGATGCCGCCGCGGAACTTATCAGCTTTAATCCTATCGATGCGCTGGATGATATTGGGATCGTACCAGAAGACATTTCAGGCTTAGTGGATGCGCACGTCATCGCCAAATTGGGCCTAATCCCTGATCAAAACCCACCAGATCCTGTGTGGGAAGTTGAGCTAGATCTAAATGGTGTTGATCTTTCTGTGCCGATTGAGAAACATATTTTGACGAATATTACGGGTAAAGTTGACGTTAATAGCGAACGCGCAATTATGGACGCCAAGCTCAGAGTTGATGGTGTAAACCTAAATGCACAGGTGACGGAACCCATCCGTAATTCCGATGTCCCTCGCAAACTTGCGTTGAACGGTATTCTAGATGCAAAAGATCGAACTAAATTCGGCTTAGATGTAAATGATGTGATCATTGGCAAAGTTGGGTTTAAGCAAGAGCGTGTTGACGGCGTTCGAAATAATATTGAGATTGATCTCAAAAACAGCGTCGTTATTGCGCCCGGCACTGCATGGAAAAAAGCAAAGGGTGTTCCGGCAAAAGCAACTTTTGTTGTCATAGAGAACGGAAATTCTGCGAAATTGTCAGATTTCAAGTTTTTCGGAAAAGGGTTCTCTGCAATCGGAGCGCTTGATTTAGATGCGAGTGGCGTAAAATTCGCTAATTTCTCTAATGTGAAACTATCACCCAAAGATAATTATGGCTTTACTGTCACAAGACAGGGGAATGGTTACAAGATCAACATTAGTGGTAAATCTTTTGATATGCGCCCTCTGATTGCTCAATTGAAGGCAGACGAAACGACAACGTTAAAGTATGACAGTAGCCAAGCGGCAATAGACCTGACAGGTAAGATCGACAAAGTTTATGGCTTCGGGAATGAAGTTTTATCAGTTTCAACCATGAAATATTCTGAACGTGGCGGGATACCTAGCTTAGCTGAGTTCACAGGCCGAACGAGCGCAGGTGGATCAGTTGCGGCACAGTTAAAAGGCGACAAAAACGGCGATGTCGTGACCGTTGCCAGCGATGATTCTGGCAGTTTCTGGCGGTTTTTTGACATCTATGCTTTTGTTCAAGGTGGCTCTGTGGACCTGCGCCTAACCAAAAGCGGCAACGGGCCTCATGTTGGCAATGTAAATATGCGTAATTTCAAAGTCATTGGTGATGAGCGCCTTAAGACGCTTGTCTCCACGCGTGCAAGTGCAAAGGAACGCAGCTTAAATGAAGCACTGAAAGGTCGCTTGGACGTAAGCCGCGTGAATTTCACCCAAGCAAATATTAGTGTTCAACTCAATAACGGGCGTCTTGATATTAAAGAAGGTATCGTGCGTGGACCACAAATCGGTGCGGCTTTTGATGGCATGCTTTATGACAGAAAAGACAATACCAACATTTCCGGCACATTCATGCCCGCATATGCACTTAACAGCTTTTTTGGTGAGATCCCGATCTTGGGTGCCTTGTTGGGCAACGGTAAGGACAAGGCACTGTTAGGTATAACGTTTAAGGTTAGCGGAAATGCTGATAACCCACAAATACAGGTGAACCCGCTATCAATTATAGCGCCGGGTATTTTCCGAAGTATCTTTGAGTTTTAA
- the tyrS gene encoding tyrosine--tRNA ligase → MSAFKSEFLHTLATRGFIHQTTDDAGLDKLFQTETVTAYIGFDPTAASLHAGSLTQIMILHWLQKCGHRPISLMGGGTGMVGDPSFKEESRQLMTIEKIQENIDSIQKVFSNYLTYGNGKTDAMMVNNAEWLAKLNYLDFLRDVGKYFSVNRMLSFDSVKTRLDREQSLSFLEFNYMILQGYDFVELAKRYDCRVQMGGSDQWGNIVNGIDLGHRMGTEQLYAVTTPLLTTSSGAKMGKSANGAIWLNPDMYSPYDFWQYWRNTEDADVGKFLKLFTTLPIDEIERLAALGGSEINEVKKILATEITAMAHGRETAEGAAETARKTFEEGAVAHDLPSISLPSSDIAEGVGLLSLIVKAGFASSNGEARRHIKGGAIKINDKQMTDERMLVNESAISDDGVIKLSMGKKKHVLIRPE, encoded by the coding sequence ATGTCCGCGTTCAAATCTGAATTTCTGCACACTCTCGCAACTCGTGGCTTTATTCATCAAACAACTGATGATGCTGGGCTTGATAAACTTTTTCAAACGGAAACTGTGACTGCCTATATCGGCTTTGATCCAACTGCAGCGAGCCTGCACGCTGGCTCGCTTACTCAGATTATGATCCTGCACTGGCTACAAAAATGCGGACACAGACCAATTTCTCTTATGGGTGGTGGCACCGGTATGGTGGGTGATCCTTCTTTTAAAGAAGAATCTCGCCAACTGATGACGATCGAAAAAATTCAGGAAAATATCGATAGTATTCAGAAAGTATTTTCAAACTATTTGACCTATGGCAACGGCAAAACCGATGCCATGATGGTCAATAATGCTGAATGGTTGGCAAAACTGAATTACCTCGATTTTCTTCGCGATGTTGGTAAGTACTTTTCAGTCAATCGGATGCTGTCCTTTGATTCTGTGAAAACTCGCCTTGATCGCGAGCAATCACTCTCATTTCTTGAGTTCAATTACATGATCTTGCAAGGATATGACTTTGTAGAACTTGCAAAACGTTATGACTGCCGCGTGCAGATGGGTGGATCAGATCAATGGGGAAATATTGTTAACGGTATTGATCTTGGCCACCGCATGGGTACTGAGCAACTTTACGCGGTTACAACTCCGCTTTTAACCACATCTTCCGGTGCGAAAATGGGTAAGTCAGCCAATGGCGCCATCTGGCTAAATCCCGATATGTATTCACCTTATGATTTTTGGCAATATTGGCGCAACACTGAAGATGCGGATGTTGGTAAATTCTTGAAACTTTTTACAACATTACCAATCGATGAGATTGAACGCCTTGCAGCACTTGGCGGCAGCGAGATCAATGAAGTTAAAAAGATATTGGCAACTGAAATCACCGCTATGGCGCACGGTCGCGAGACCGCAGAAGGCGCAGCGGAAACAGCTCGCAAAACCTTTGAAGAAGGTGCTGTTGCGCACGATCTACCAAGCATTAGCCTACCATCTTCGGATATCGCAGAAGGCGTTGGTCTATTGTCGCTTATTGTAAAAGCGGGTTTTGCCTCTTCCAATGGCGAAGCACGTCGTCACATTAAAGGTGGTGCGATCAAGATCAACGACAAGCAGATGACCGATGAACGCATGCTCGTGAATGAAAGTGCCATTTCCGATGATGGTGTTATCAAACTTTCTATGGGTAAAAAGAAGCACGTCCTAATCAGGCCTGAATAG